The following coding sequences lie in one Anomaloglossus baeobatrachus isolate aAnoBae1 chromosome 7, aAnoBae1.hap1, whole genome shotgun sequence genomic window:
- the LFNG gene encoding beta-1,3-N-acetylglucosaminyltransferase lunatic fringe: MLKNCGRKFLLSLVGATVTCLLVLVVDQQSRQVVVVELRQGGSGRQRDAEPAAGLEDGAAGAQAAHSFSSYISTLTRVRRDVEPGATPSTGDTRASKPPVEDVTAEDVFIAVKTTKKFHRSRMDLLMDTWISRNKEQTYIFTDGEDEELQRQTGNVVSTNCSAAHSRQALSCKMAVEYDKFIESNKKWFCHVDDDNYVNVKTLLKLLSRYSHTSDIYIGKPSLDRPIQATERISESKMRPVNFWFATGGAGFCISRGLALKMSPWASGGHFMNTAEKIRLPDDCTIGYIIESVLGVKLIRSNLFHSHLENLHQVPQSEIHNQVTLSYGMFENKRNAILMKGAFSVEEDPSRFRSIHCLLYSDTQWCPKNIAY, from the exons ATGCTGAAGAACTGCGGGAGGAAGTTTCTGCTGTCCCTGGTGGGCGCCACTGTCACCTGCCTGCTGGTGCTCGTGGTGGACCAGCAGAGCCGGCAGGTGGTGGTCGTGGAGCTGCGGCAGGGGGGCTCTGGGAGGCAGCGGGACGCTGAGCCGGCCGCCGGGCTGGAGGACGGTGCTGCCGGTGCCCAGGCTGCTCACAGCTTCTCCTCCTATATCAGCACTCTGACCCGGGTGAGGAGGGACGTGGAGCCGGGGGCCACTCCGTCCACGGGGGACACCAGGGCCAGTAAGCCCCCAGTGGAGGACGTCACCGCCGAAGACGTGTTCATAGCGGTGAAGACCACCAAGAAGTTCCACCGCTCCAGGATGGACCTTCTGATGGACACCTGGATCTCCAGGAACAAGGAGCAG ACTTACATTTTCACGGACGGCGAAGATGAAGAGCTGCAACGCCAAACAG GAAATGTGGTCAGCACAAACTGCTCGGCAGCTCACAGCCGTCAAGCCTTGTCCTGCAAAATGGCTGTGGAGTACGACAAGTTCATAGAGTCCAACAAAAA ATGGTTCTGCCATGTAGATGATGATAATTATGTCAATGTGAAGACGCTGCTAAAATTGCTGTCTCGGTATTCTCACACCAGCGACATCTATATTGGGAAGCCAAGCTTGGATCGGCCAATCCAAGCCACTGAGAGAATCAGTGAaagcaaaatg CGTCCCGTCAACTTCTGGTTTGCCACCGGAGGTGCTGGATTCTGCATTAGTCGTGGCCTGGCATTGAAAATGAGTCCATGGGCAAG TGGCGGACATTTCATGAACACCGCAGAGAAGATCAGACTTCCTGACGACTGCACCATCGGTTACATTATCGAGTCTGTGCTGGGTGTGAAATTAATCCGAAGCAACCTCTTTCATTCTCACTTGGAGAACCTGCACCAAGTTCCTCAAAGTGAAATCCACAATCAG GTGACATTAAGTTATGGAATGTTTGAAAATAAGAGGAATGCAATCCTGATGAAGGGGGCTTTTTCAGTTGAGGAGGATCCTTCAAG ATTCCGGTCCATCCATTGTCTGTTGTATTCAGACACTCAATGGTGCCCCAAGAACATTGCCTATTAG